A single genomic interval of Spirosoma taeanense harbors:
- a CDS encoding isoaspartyl peptidase/L-asparaginase family protein, translating to MYVIAIHGGSGTINRSEITSEQEEAYRQALGDALDAGYTVLARGGSALDAVEQAVRSLEDNELFNAGKGAVFSANGKHEMDASIMCGRSLKAGAVAGVTNIRNPISLARTVMEHSDNVFLLGSGAEDFAREHKLAREPDAYFYTALRAQQLKEAQAANKTQLDHSARNTGKGTVGAVALDKDGNLASATSTGGLTNKKYGRVGDTPIIGAGTYASNQTCAVSCTGYGEFFIRAVVAYDIACLMEYKGLSLKAACDYVVQDKLKKMGGEGGLIAVDGAGNVELPFNSEGMYRAWRNAAGEGEVTIFA from the coding sequence ATGTATGTAATCGCTATTCATGGAGGCTCCGGCACCATCAACCGCTCGGAAATTACCTCAGAGCAGGAAGAAGCTTACCGGCAAGCCCTGGGAGACGCTTTAGACGCAGGTTACACTGTATTGGCCCGGGGCGGGTCAGCGCTGGATGCGGTGGAGCAGGCCGTTCGAAGCCTGGAAGACAACGAACTGTTTAACGCGGGTAAAGGCGCTGTGTTTTCGGCTAATGGCAAGCATGAAATGGATGCCTCGATTATGTGCGGCCGGTCGCTGAAAGCCGGGGCCGTGGCTGGCGTAACGAACATCCGGAATCCTATTTCGCTTGCCCGGACCGTAATGGAACATTCAGATAATGTTTTTCTGCTGGGCAGCGGGGCCGAAGACTTCGCCCGCGAGCACAAGCTTGCTAGGGAACCAGATGCCTATTTCTACACAGCCTTACGGGCTCAGCAATTAAAAGAAGCACAGGCGGCCAACAAAACCCAGCTGGACCACAGCGCTAGAAACACCGGCAAAGGAACCGTGGGGGCGGTAGCGCTCGACAAAGATGGCAATCTGGCCTCGGCTACGTCGACGGGTGGTCTGACGAATAAAAAGTATGGCCGCGTGGGCGATACGCCCATTATCGGAGCCGGAACGTACGCCAGCAACCAGACCTGCGCCGTATCGTGTACGGGTTACGGCGAGTTTTTTATCCGGGCCGTGGTCGCCTACGACATCGCCTGCCTGATGGAATACAAAGGACTGTCGCTGAAAGCCGCCTGCGACTACGTCGTGCAGGATAAACTCAAAAAAATGGGTGGCGAAGGTGGGCTGATTGCCGTCGACGGGGCCGGGAATGTGGAACTGCCATTCAACTCCGAAGGCATGTACCGGGCCTGGCGCAACGCAGCGGGCGAGGGTGAGGTAACCATCTTCGCATAA
- a CDS encoding cyanophycinase, whose amino-acid sequence MLIPKGKLIPIGGGEAKSQGDNEVSSDTRPSLFFESGILEEFLEEINGKDSRIEVIPAASELPEAVGQDYLNAFHKLGCKNVHVMRIDSPDDTDKADNLRRVEKADGVLFTGGDQTILIKKLLDSKLLQTLQERYHNENFVIAGTSAGAAAMSKLAIKDGKSAESLIKGLIETEKGLSLLPGAIIDTHFMQRSRLPRLTEALLRNPGLLGIGLCVDSGLVISQGNVLRAIGSGGVFIVDTDGVKDTNYHEIPELVPVYVNNLRINILAKGASYFLNDRIFVRNKEIALS is encoded by the coding sequence ATGTTGATACCGAAAGGAAAATTAATTCCCATTGGGGGTGGTGAAGCCAAGAGTCAGGGGGATAATGAAGTATCGAGCGACACTCGCCCATCCTTATTTTTCGAATCCGGTATTCTGGAAGAATTCCTGGAAGAGATAAACGGAAAGGATTCGCGGATTGAGGTTATTCCAGCGGCCTCCGAATTACCCGAAGCAGTAGGTCAGGACTACCTGAATGCCTTTCATAAACTGGGCTGCAAAAACGTCCATGTCATGCGCATTGATAGCCCGGATGATACGGATAAGGCCGACAACCTGCGCCGGGTTGAAAAAGCCGACGGTGTTCTGTTTACCGGGGGCGATCAGACAATATTGATTAAAAAACTGCTGGATAGTAAGCTGCTTCAGACCTTACAGGAACGGTATCATAACGAGAACTTCGTCATTGCGGGGACAAGCGCCGGAGCGGCCGCGATGTCGAAGCTGGCGATTAAAGACGGAAAAAGTGCCGAGTCGCTCATCAAAGGGCTGATTGAGACCGAAAAAGGGCTTTCCCTGCTGCCCGGTGCCATCATTGATACGCACTTTATGCAGCGCAGCCGTCTGCCCCGCCTGACCGAAGCCTTGCTTCGGAATCCCGGCCTGCTGGGCATTGGTCTTTGCGTGGATTCGGGGCTGGTTATTTCGCAGGGGAATGTGTTACGGGCCATTGGCTCCGGGGGCGTGTTTATTGTAGATACCGATGGAGTCAAGGACACCAACTACCACGAGATTCCGGAGCTTGTGCCCGTTTACGTCAACAACCTGCGGATTAATATTCTGGCGAAGGGAGCCTCCTACTTTCTGAACGATCGGATATTCGTCCGGAACAAAGAAATTGCCTTATCCTGA
- a CDS encoding cyanophycinase — MIIRGTLIAIGGNEDKGARTRQLHVHDTVHAFMDSGILYRLTAEINDSDACLELVTTASSIPETVSRQYARAFKKLGHRNVRQMHITSPEEADHPDILARIRTCGGIFFSGGDQLKLTAVFSNTHFTRLLHERYVREHFVIAGTSAGAMVMSDLMIYPLTPEVDLHPRVDLFPGLALVHEAIIDTHFLVRGRFRRLAFAVAQNPTHIGIGLEEDTGIIIRKGNKLEAIGSGLVTLIDGRSLKEANLTVAHVEHDIFIENLLVHVLSHGNNFTLRNKKIS; from the coding sequence ATGATTATACGGGGTACACTGATTGCCATTGGGGGGAATGAGGACAAAGGAGCCCGAACCAGACAGCTTCACGTTCACGATACCGTTCATGCTTTTATGGATTCCGGAATTCTATACCGACTCACCGCCGAAATAAACGATTCAGATGCCTGTCTGGAACTAGTTACGACAGCTTCCAGTATCCCGGAAACGGTTAGCAGGCAATACGCACGCGCCTTCAAAAAGCTAGGGCACCGTAATGTGCGGCAGATGCACATTACTTCTCCTGAGGAGGCAGACCATCCCGACATCCTCGCCCGGATCAGGACCTGCGGAGGCATTTTCTTTTCGGGTGGCGATCAGCTGAAACTAACCGCTGTATTCAGCAACACTCACTTTACCCGGCTCCTGCACGAACGTTACGTGCGCGAGCATTTTGTCATTGCCGGTACCAGCGCCGGAGCCATGGTCATGTCGGACCTGATGATTTATCCGCTCACGCCGGAAGTTGATCTGCATCCGCGCGTCGATCTGTTTCCGGGTCTGGCGCTTGTGCATGAGGCCATTATCGACACGCACTTTCTGGTTCGTGGCCGCTTCCGGCGACTGGCCTTTGCCGTAGCTCAGAACCCGACCCATATTGGCATTGGTCTGGAGGAAGATACGGGCATCATTATCCGAAAAGGCAACAAGCTGGAAGCGATTGGCTCGGGTCTGGTTACGCTTATCGACGGACGAAGTCTGAAAGAAGCAAACCTGACGGTGGCCCACGTTGAGCACGATATTTTTATTGAGAACCTGCTGGTGCATGTGCTCAGCCACGGAAATAATTTTACGTTACGAAACAAAAAAATCTCCTGA
- a CDS encoding HEAT repeat domain-containing protein gives MKKKFAALPVSKKTVWYSALALTPLLLLASVKEDPIGKRIKQMVPEKAAELARSIETLVTPELAEGLTLKVWGVDSLVADPIAIDIDDQGRLYYTRTNRQKNSEFDIRGHQDWEIESNRLQTVEDRRAFLRNVLSPANSKKNEWLKDVNGDGSHDWRDLAVEKEQVYRLEDKSGDGVADMSQLVVEDFNEEVTDVAGGVLSDGDDLYVAVAPDLWRLKDKNGDGIADEKTSISHGYGVHVGFSGHGMSGVEMGPDGKIYWQIGDIGFNGKGPDGKKWEHPNSGVVVRANPDGSDFEVFAYGVRNTHEFVFDEYGNLISEDNDGDHPGEKERLVYIVNGSDTGWRSNWQYGKYRDPNNNPYKVWMDEGMYKPRFNGQAAYFTPTIINFVSGPTGMLYNPGTALSPKYKNTFFIGEFVGSPARSGIHAFKLKPKGASFELGEHKKILGNVLATGIDFGPDGAMYVADWINGWDTKEYGRIWKLDDKDGAGSAERLLTKKLLAEDFSKASESQLGEYLRNADMRVRQKAQFALAKRGAKGATVFTASIQQTDHQLARVHGIWGISQLARQDKKYAPLLMPLLQDSDPEIRAQAAKWLGDIRYAEAGQSLVPLLKDSNARTRFFAAEALGRIAYEPAVQPIIALLEANNDEDAYIRHAGSLALARIGKAEPIVALAKSSSRGLRIAAVVTLRRMANPGIAAFLGDSDEFVVTEAARGINDDLSIKEALPALGNLLATTRFTNEALIRRAINANLRVGTPEAMQNLIGYANKEGAPTSMRAEAMDALSTWSKPSVLDRVDGRYRGVVTRDPNLVKTKATDTYVKLLTHSDLTIRMSAVKAISKLRLTEASDELFDRLKNDSDPKVRVEALRALAALDSKEISKAIEQALADGEKSVRVAALDLVSKTAMSKDRMVQLLSDVINTRTTEEKQAALLTLGKLPIQNTQKVFDQLLAKMAAGTLPSEIGLELEEAVASTKSAPLNARYKAISAKLSPDNLMASYKGSLFGGEPDQGRRIFFRHQTAQCIRCHSYDDLGGNAGPRLNGVASRLTREQLLEAVINPSARLAPGFGTATFQLKNGKTVSGIVQNETDKEVVVKVGDQPDTVIAKDQVAKRENAPSSMPDMKYLLTKREIRDVVSFLATLKEDK, from the coding sequence ATGAAAAAAAAGTTTGCAGCCTTACCGGTTTCTAAGAAAACCGTTTGGTACTCTGCCCTGGCCCTGACGCCTTTGCTGCTGCTGGCCAGTGTCAAAGAGGACCCAATTGGCAAGCGGATCAAACAGATGGTGCCCGAAAAAGCGGCCGAGCTGGCCCGCTCCATTGAAACGCTGGTCACGCCCGAGCTGGCTGAGGGTCTTACCCTGAAGGTATGGGGCGTTGACTCGCTGGTAGCCGACCCGATTGCGATTGACATCGACGATCAGGGACGCCTATACTACACCCGAACCAATCGGCAGAAGAACTCCGAGTTTGATATTCGGGGGCATCAGGACTGGGAGATTGAGTCGAACCGGCTTCAGACCGTCGAAGACCGGCGCGCGTTTTTACGTAACGTCCTGTCGCCGGCCAACAGCAAGAAAAACGAGTGGCTTAAAGACGTGAACGGCGATGGTTCGCACGACTGGCGCGACCTGGCTGTAGAAAAAGAACAGGTGTATAGGCTCGAAGATAAGTCCGGCGATGGTGTGGCTGATATGTCGCAACTGGTCGTCGAAGACTTCAATGAAGAAGTAACCGACGTAGCGGGTGGCGTATTGTCGGACGGAGATGACCTCTACGTTGCTGTAGCGCCCGACCTGTGGCGGCTGAAGGACAAGAACGGCGATGGAATTGCCGACGAAAAAACGTCGATTTCGCATGGTTATGGTGTCCACGTCGGTTTCAGCGGACACGGCATGTCGGGGGTCGAAATGGGTCCCGATGGCAAAATCTACTGGCAGATCGGCGACATTGGCTTCAACGGAAAAGGGCCGGACGGGAAAAAATGGGAGCACCCCAATAGTGGCGTGGTGGTTCGCGCTAATCCGGATGGCAGCGACTTTGAAGTTTTTGCCTATGGCGTCCGAAATACGCACGAATTCGTGTTCGATGAATACGGCAACCTGATCAGCGAGGACAACGATGGCGACCATCCGGGCGAAAAAGAGCGGCTGGTATATATCGTAAACGGTTCGGATACGGGCTGGCGCAGCAACTGGCAGTATGGCAAGTACCGCGACCCGAACAACAACCCCTATAAAGTCTGGATGGATGAGGGGATGTATAAGCCCCGCTTCAATGGGCAGGCCGCCTACTTTACGCCGACGATCATCAACTTCGTGAGTGGTCCGACCGGGATGCTGTATAACCCCGGTACCGCCCTGAGTCCGAAATACAAGAACACCTTTTTCATTGGTGAGTTTGTGGGCAGTCCGGCCCGGTCGGGTATCCATGCCTTTAAGCTGAAACCAAAGGGCGCTTCGTTTGAACTGGGTGAGCACAAAAAAATCCTGGGTAACGTGCTGGCGACCGGCATTGACTTTGGTCCGGATGGTGCCATGTACGTGGCCGACTGGATCAACGGCTGGGATACGAAAGAGTACGGCCGCATCTGGAAACTGGACGATAAGGATGGAGCCGGTTCAGCCGAACGCCTGCTGACCAAAAAACTTCTGGCCGAAGACTTCAGTAAGGCCTCGGAAAGCCAGTTGGGGGAATATCTCAGAAACGCGGATATGCGCGTTCGCCAGAAAGCTCAGTTTGCCCTGGCGAAGCGGGGAGCAAAGGGGGCGACTGTGTTTACGGCCTCCATCCAGCAGACGGATCATCAGTTGGCCCGCGTTCACGGTATCTGGGGAATCAGCCAGCTGGCCCGCCAGGATAAGAAGTACGCCCCGCTGCTGATGCCGCTGCTTCAGGACAGCGACCCCGAGATTCGGGCGCAGGCGGCTAAATGGCTGGGCGACATTCGCTATGCCGAAGCCGGGCAATCTCTCGTTCCGCTCCTGAAAGACAGCAACGCCCGGACGCGCTTCTTTGCGGCCGAAGCATTAGGCCGGATTGCATACGAACCGGCCGTCCAGCCGATTATTGCCCTGCTGGAAGCCAATAACGACGAAGACGCTTATATCCGTCATGCCGGTAGCCTGGCGCTGGCCCGCATTGGGAAAGCCGAACCGATCGTTGCCCTGGCCAAGAGTTCGTCCCGTGGCCTGCGGATTGCCGCTGTGGTGACTCTACGACGCATGGCTAATCCGGGCATTGCCGCTTTCCTGGGCGACTCCGACGAGTTTGTGGTAACGGAAGCCGCCCGCGGCATTAACGACGACCTGTCGATTAAAGAAGCCCTGCCTGCGCTGGGCAATCTGCTGGCCACTACCCGCTTCACCAACGAAGCGCTGATCCGGCGGGCAATCAACGCTAACCTCCGGGTTGGAACGCCGGAGGCCATGCAGAACCTGATTGGTTACGCGAACAAGGAAGGCGCTCCGACGAGTATGCGGGCCGAAGCGATGGACGCTCTCAGCACCTGGTCGAAGCCGTCGGTGCTGGACCGCGTCGATGGACGCTACCGGGGCGTAGTGACGCGGGACCCGAATCTGGTGAAGACCAAAGCTACCGACACCTACGTTAAACTGCTGACCCATTCGGATCTGACGATACGTATGAGTGCCGTAAAAGCCATTAGTAAGCTCAGGCTGACGGAGGCATCCGACGAGTTGTTCGACCGGCTGAAAAACGACAGTGATCCGAAGGTACGGGTAGAGGCTCTGCGGGCGCTGGCAGCACTGGACAGTAAAGAAATTAGCAAGGCAATCGAACAGGCGCTGGCCGATGGCGAAAAAAGTGTCCGAGTAGCTGCGCTCGATCTGGTCAGCAAAACGGCCATGTCAAAAGACCGGATGGTCCAGTTGCTCTCCGACGTAATCAACACGCGCACGACCGAAGAAAAACAGGCGGCTCTGTTAACGCTGGGCAAACTGCCTATACAGAACACACAGAAGGTCTTTGACCAGTTGCTGGCTAAAATGGCCGCCGGTACGCTGCCGTCCGAGATTGGTCTGGAACTGGAAGAAGCCGTGGCCAGTACGAAATCAGCCCCGCTGAACGCCCGCTATAAAGCCATCAGCGCTAAACTATCGCCCGACAACCTGATGGCCTCCTACAAAGGCAGTCTATTCGGCGGTGAGCCCGATCAGGGACGACGGATTTTCTTCCGTCACCAGACGGCTCAGTGCATCCGGTGTCATTCCTACGATGACCTGGGCGGTAATGCCGGCCCACGACTTAACGGCGTAGCCAGCCGGCTGACGCGCGAACAGTTGCTGGAAGCGGTTATCAATCCAAGCGCCCGACTGGCGCCCGGCTTTGGAACGGCGACATTCCAGTTAAAGAATGGCAAAACCGTTAGCGGAATTGTGCAGAACGAAACCGACAAAGAGGTGGTCGTGAAAGTCGGCGATCAGCCCGATACGGTCATTGCGAAAGACCAGGTCGCTAAACGGGAGAATGCCCCATCCAGTATGCCCGACATGAAGTACCTATTGACCAAACGGGAAATCCGGGATGTCGTCAGCTTCCTGGCAACCCTGAAAGAAGATAAATAA
- a CDS encoding TlpA family protein disulfide reductase, producing the protein MKASITIWVILITVVTSFAQPVGVVAIEDPQFDAQFSQRAIPQVTGKLLHVNPQEIKETTITYTLVTLLGQKTKIAPLSADGSFQLELDYPLPYQQIWVHFGELFYTGLYANKQLYVELDVPKLKAAGKELAFKADGVRYLGEDGPLNEYMNAYILFKRADQLVLSSSIQQIRRPQHPVASEVLAAYTPILDSLKRIQAEFVATHPSPYAWLLENERLSEFYSQVCLHYRGHLMEPALFDQIKAHKTYLRSNSSMLFYLYLGYYFRHLTANRARVSWQDVARLSDLTEPEKAAIDSLRSTETLSPAPAHRAQWTKQLGPRMGKMYQNRRIAQGIRWLDSLYSPAMAEIMKLQLNDSKDIDEQKAALEQILPSMTTSWCKLIAKKEYARTIDQIASVNRALAASGRSPTVADFGSPLQQTDFGATLYKLSSMSGADFLAKLKQSFVGKAILLDRWATWCAPCLQEMPHSKKLQQDAKDLPVVFVYVCTAQGSDQERWKRKIAELKLPGLHFFIDETLDTEVGQLFSFSGYPGYAFINQKGVYKPGSITWLSAIKGRDDLAALLE; encoded by the coding sequence ATGAAAGCTTCTATCACAATCTGGGTTATACTCATCACCGTAGTTACCAGCTTTGCACAACCGGTTGGCGTTGTCGCTATCGAAGACCCGCAATTTGATGCCCAGTTTTCCCAGCGAGCAATACCCCAAGTCACTGGTAAACTCCTCCACGTAAACCCACAGGAAATAAAGGAAACGACTATCACCTATACGCTCGTTACACTTTTAGGACAGAAAACGAAAATCGCTCCCTTGTCTGCGGATGGAAGCTTTCAATTGGAATTAGACTATCCGTTGCCTTACCAGCAGATCTGGGTACATTTCGGCGAGCTGTTTTATACCGGCCTCTACGCCAATAAACAGCTCTATGTCGAATTAGACGTCCCCAAACTAAAAGCAGCCGGTAAGGAGCTTGCTTTTAAGGCAGACGGTGTTCGGTACCTAGGCGAAGATGGGCCACTAAACGAGTATATGAATGCGTATATCCTCTTTAAACGGGCGGACCAATTGGTCCTCTCTTCTAGCATCCAGCAGATTCGCCGGCCACAACACCCAGTGGCCAGCGAAGTGCTTGCTGCCTACACTCCTATTTTGGACTCGTTGAAAAGGATTCAGGCTGAGTTTGTAGCGACTCATCCGTCTCCCTACGCCTGGTTACTCGAGAATGAGCGCCTGTCCGAGTTTTATAGCCAGGTTTGTCTTCATTACAGGGGGCATCTGATGGAACCGGCTCTTTTCGATCAGATTAAGGCGCATAAGACCTATCTACGGTCCAATAGCAGTATGCTCTTTTACCTATACCTAGGCTATTATTTTCGCCATCTTACCGCCAATCGAGCTAGGGTCAGTTGGCAGGACGTGGCCCGTTTGTCTGATCTCACTGAGCCGGAAAAGGCCGCCATTGATTCCTTACGGAGTACGGAAACGCTTTCGCCCGCTCCTGCCCACCGGGCCCAGTGGACTAAACAGTTAGGGCCAAGAATGGGGAAAATGTATCAGAATCGGAGGATTGCCCAAGGCATTCGTTGGCTGGATAGCCTCTACTCACCGGCAATGGCCGAAATCATGAAGTTGCAGCTGAATGATAGTAAGGATATTGACGAACAGAAAGCGGCCTTAGAACAGATACTGCCCAGTATGACCACGAGCTGGTGTAAGCTGATAGCCAAGAAAGAATATGCGCGTACTATTGATCAAATAGCCTCGGTGAACAGGGCATTGGCCGCTTCCGGGAGATCACCCACCGTAGCCGATTTCGGCAGCCCTTTACAGCAAACTGATTTTGGAGCTACGCTGTACAAGCTCTCAAGCATGAGCGGGGCGGATTTTTTAGCCAAGCTCAAGCAGAGTTTTGTAGGTAAAGCCATCTTACTTGACCGGTGGGCTACCTGGTGTGCACCCTGCTTACAAGAAATGCCACACAGTAAAAAATTGCAGCAAGACGCCAAAGACCTGCCGGTTGTATTTGTCTACGTTTGCACAGCTCAAGGTTCGGACCAGGAAAGGTGGAAGCGAAAAATAGCTGAATTAAAACTGCCAGGCCTGCACTTTTTCATTGATGAAACGCTGGATACTGAAGTAGGTCAGTTGTTCTCTTTCAGTGGTTACCCAGGGTATGCCTTCATCAATCAGAAGGGGGTCTATAAGCCAGGGTCTATCACGTGGTTGTCAGCGATAAAAGGCAGGGATGACTTGGCGGCTTTGCTGGAATAA
- the cphA gene encoding cyanophycin synthetase, with the protein MKITDIRALKGPNYWSIKRHKLIVIRLNLEELEEFPSNKIDGFYERMRALMPSLHDHQCSEGRPGGFFDRVREGTWMGHIIEHIALEIQTLAGMECGFGRTRSTGQYGIYNVVFAYQEERAGIQAAMCAVNIAQALVDNQAYDLQADICTLSRICEEDRLGPSTSAIVNACVQKGIPYIRLDTDSGVQLGYGIRQKQIQATVTSQTSSLAVELAADKNETKRRLVRANIPVPSGEVIKTENELQDLLRRLDFPLVVKPLDGNHGRGVTTNIRDIETLFNAFLMAKVHSENVIIERFAEGNDYRLLVVNFKLCAVAQRVPARVIGDGSSTISQLVDNVNCDCRRGEGHVNLLTKIYIDEATLCLLREQGLTKDSVLPVGQELYLKRTANLSTGGTAIDVTDRVHPEIRAMAERTARIIGLDVCGIDLIATDITRSLRASKAVVIEVNAGPGLRMHTHPSEGQPRDVGKAIADMLFPETSTPGTSVPGRIPIIAVTGTNGKTTTTRLTRHLIRQAGYVVGFTTTEGVYIGDSLIEEGDCTGPASALQVLQDSSVEVAVLECARGGMLRSGLAFDQCDVGIVTNVASDHLGLHDINSVDEMARVKAIIPESVKPDGYAVLNADNDYTYAMRQDVRCHVALFSMEPASERIVAHYSAGGLAAVFEDGFITLRRGDEQIQVELVNNIPLTFEGKAPFMIENILAAVLGAYCQNIPVDLIARGLRSFVPSFETTPGRMNLFCFRNYCVLVDYAHNPHGIKALGEYIKQAGSAHKVGILTGIGDRRDEDIIDVGRVSADIFDEIIIRFDEDSRGRDTDQIAALISQGIREVDPGKPIQVIPDELAALTYAIQHAQNATLIVHMSDRIYRSVEIVRAFKELEEKGELHPNLLVKA; encoded by the coding sequence ATGAAAATCACTGACATCCGTGCGCTGAAAGGACCTAATTACTGGTCCATTAAACGCCATAAGCTGATCGTAATTCGGTTGAATTTAGAGGAGCTTGAGGAGTTTCCGTCAAACAAAATTGATGGTTTCTATGAACGTATGCGAGCGCTTATGCCCAGCCTGCATGATCACCAATGTTCAGAAGGCAGGCCGGGCGGTTTCTTTGATCGGGTCAGAGAAGGCACCTGGATGGGGCATATCATTGAGCATATCGCCCTCGAGATTCAGACGCTGGCAGGCATGGAATGTGGCTTTGGCCGCACCCGCAGCACCGGCCAATACGGAATATATAACGTAGTGTTTGCTTATCAGGAAGAACGGGCGGGTATTCAGGCGGCTATGTGTGCAGTCAATATTGCCCAGGCCCTTGTTGATAATCAAGCGTATGATCTTCAGGCTGATATCTGCACCCTAAGCCGGATTTGTGAAGAAGATCGACTAGGGCCCAGTACATCGGCTATTGTTAACGCCTGCGTTCAGAAAGGGATTCCGTATATCCGGCTTGACACCGATTCAGGCGTTCAGTTAGGCTACGGAATCCGGCAGAAACAGATACAGGCTACCGTAACCAGCCAGACCAGCAGCCTGGCGGTGGAGCTGGCGGCAGACAAAAACGAAACCAAACGCCGGTTAGTCCGCGCTAATATTCCCGTACCATCCGGAGAAGTCATTAAAACGGAAAATGAGCTTCAGGATTTGCTCCGTCGCCTTGATTTTCCCTTGGTTGTCAAACCCCTGGATGGTAATCATGGACGGGGCGTAACGACGAACATCCGGGACATTGAAACGCTTTTTAACGCGTTTCTGATGGCAAAGGTGCATAGCGAGAACGTAATCATTGAGCGATTTGCAGAAGGGAATGACTACCGATTGCTGGTTGTTAACTTTAAACTCTGTGCGGTCGCCCAGCGCGTTCCGGCGCGGGTTATCGGCGACGGCTCATCGACAATCAGCCAGCTTGTCGACAATGTAAACTGCGATTGCCGACGCGGAGAAGGTCACGTAAACCTATTAACGAAAATCTATATCGACGAGGCAACGCTTTGTTTGCTGAGAGAACAGGGGTTAACCAAAGATTCGGTACTTCCGGTCGGGCAGGAACTGTACCTGAAAAGAACCGCCAATCTGAGTACGGGCGGAACCGCAATCGACGTAACGGATCGGGTGCATCCCGAGATCAGGGCTATGGCCGAACGCACCGCCCGCATCATTGGTCTGGATGTTTGTGGCATTGATCTGATTGCTACGGATATTACCCGATCCCTGCGTGCTTCCAAAGCGGTCGTCATTGAAGTGAACGCCGGACCGGGGTTGCGGATGCACACGCATCCGTCGGAAGGCCAACCGCGCGATGTAGGCAAAGCCATTGCCGATATGCTCTTTCCCGAAACCTCCACTCCGGGAACCTCCGTTCCGGGCCGTATTCCAATCATTGCGGTTACGGGTACGAATGGGAAAACAACCACGACCCGGCTCACCCGACATCTGATCCGGCAGGCGGGTTACGTGGTTGGCTTTACCACGACGGAAGGGGTCTATATTGGCGATTCGCTCATTGAGGAAGGCGATTGCACCGGCCCGGCGAGCGCCCTGCAGGTGCTACAGGATTCGTCGGTGGAGGTGGCGGTGCTGGAATGTGCGCGCGGGGGCATGTTACGTTCCGGTTTAGCCTTTGACCAGTGCGATGTGGGGATTGTAACCAACGTGGCCTCTGACCACCTCGGGCTGCACGATATCAATTCTGTGGACGAGATGGCCCGCGTTAAAGCCATTATTCCCGAAAGCGTGAAACCAGACGGTTATGCAGTCCTGAATGCCGACAACGACTACACCTATGCCATGCGCCAGGATGTACGTTGTCACGTAGCCTTATTCAGTATGGAACCTGCCAGCGAGCGCATCGTGGCGCATTATAGCGCCGGGGGACTGGCGGCTGTTTTCGAAGACGGCTTCATAACCCTTCGGCGCGGTGACGAGCAGATTCAGGTAGAACTCGTAAACAACATTCCCCTGACCTTCGAGGGAAAAGCGCCGTTCATGATCGAGAACATACTGGCGGCTGTGCTGGGCGCCTACTGCCAGAATATTCCTGTCGACCTGATCGCGCGGGGATTACGTTCGTTTGTGCCGTCGTTCGAAACCACGCCCGGCCGAATGAATCTGTTCTGTTTCCGGAATTACTGCGTTCTGGTCGATTACGCCCATAATCCGCACGGAATTAAGGCGTTAGGTGAATATATTAAACAGGCGGGCAGCGCACATAAAGTTGGGATTCTGACCGGCATTGGCGACCGTCGCGATGAAGACATAATTGACGTAGGCCGGGTCTCGGCTGACATCTTCGACGAAATTATCATCCGCTTTGATGAGGATAGCCGCGGACGGGATACAGACCAGATTGCCGCTCTGATCAGTCAGGGCATTCGGGAGGTTGACCCAGGCAAGCCGATTCAGGTTATTCCCGACGAACTGGCAGCGCTGACCTACGCTATTCAGCATGCGCAGAACGCTACCCTGATTGTGCACATGTCGGACAGAATATACCGGTCGGTGGAGATTGTGCGGGCGTTTAAAGAACTGGAAGAAAAGGGTGAACTGCACCCTAATTTGCTGGTGAAAGCCTGA